A window of the Trichoplusia ni isolate ovarian cell line Hi5 chromosome 4, tn1, whole genome shotgun sequence genome harbors these coding sequences:
- the LOC113493149 gene encoding unconventional myosin-Ia-like yields MAEAEGAGQPDAVLLAPLSEDTFLHNLHVRYKRDIIYTYVGNALVSVNPCRALPLYSAELVRAYLARPPYQLPPHLYAITATAYRWVRDRNESQCIVITGESGAGKTEAARVCLQCAVVAGDGGAGGGAAAGGAAPALAAAGTLLEAFGNAATARNHNASRFGKLLEIEFDFKGEPVGGHITHWLQERVCGVLEGERNFHVLYQLLAGADVQLLKRLRLQRCWEHYRILRGEEAPPAAGASPRRAPPARAAAQDRDHFAFTTAAMRALGFGGGACDAVLRLLAFMLKLGNVEFEPVHNIDGSIGTRLQQQYELLEACALVGADAAALAAALADAGAAEPAADLDTGQSLKPLNMTHESVDCFFIALEPLTTLGLWSGLYGGCFLLLLFEIDFFFEIAREMWKRQNLKAGLVGVVWVNLLDVWGLCAESSEGSEAGAEAGAAPGGEWAAALRDQLLCVLYSRLFTWLINAVNDYIKPVEAGKRCSLGILDVYGFESLARNGLERLLINYAAERVQAAVTGATLRREQDEYAREGLAWRALHYHDHELHADLLDAGPDSVLGVLRDCSARGASDASFLQRLQRRRHPRLLVLPPDHFQVVHFGGGVVYSARGIVAKNRDAVWARGAAVLGAAREPLLRALFPGGAGGAGAGGGAGCGSPRRPAALACRQRALVAALVRRLPASPRLVRCLRNDAALRPHRFDAALLRHQIRTQGIMDMALLRRSGWCESMCARALVARYGLLGTGGGGAGGASPCPSPAPRSDEPVRAARALLRSLPIPSAEFAYGRSRVFVRSPRTVWELEALRAARVRALVVVAQRAWRRHRARVRARAAGVLARACARRRYLLRLWRRLPARQLSPACGAWPACPAPRLLGRADALLRRLHHAWRCRLYRAAFDQTARNRMREKVTASVLFKERKLNYAASVAHPFVGDYVRLRASAAWRRGLGAAGDRYVVFADVVGKVARSSGRVARCLAVLSTGALLLLEARSLRLKRRVPAHAVYRLSLSPFADDLLVVHVRAAPDAPGESAPAHDAPDAHDAPGCLFGGEAAWRRRGDVVVRTCHVLELATKLFLVVQNAVGAPPHVNIATEFEANFGQQLVTLSFHALGGGEAGARLLRRGSRMDVLV; encoded by the exons ATGGCGGAGGCGGAGGGTGCCGGGCAGCCGGACGCGGTGCTGCTGGCGCCGCTGTCCGAGGACACGTTCTTGCACAATCTGCACGTGCGCTACAAACGTGACATCATATAC ACGTACGTGGGCAACGCGCTGGTGTCGGTGAACCCATGCCGCGCGCTGCCGCTGTACTCGGCGGAGCTGGTGCGCGCGTACCTGGCGCGCCCCCCCTACCAGCTGCCGCCGCATCT GTACGCCATAACGGCTACTGCGTACAGGTGGGTGCGCGACAGGAACGAGAGCCAGTGTATAGTGATCACAG GAGAGAGCGGCGCCGGCAAGACGGAGGCGGCGCGTGTGTGCCTGCAGTGCGCCGTGGTGGCGGGCgacgggggcgcgggcgggggcgcggcggcggggggcgcggcgcccgcgctggccgccgccggCACGCTGCTTGAGGCCTTCGGTAACGCCGCCACAGCGCGCAACCACAACGCCAGCAGATTT GGCAAGTTACTGGAAATTGAGTTCGACTTCAAAGGAGAGCCTGTGGGTGGACATATAACTCATT GGTTACAGGAGCGCGTGTGTGGCGTACTGGAGGGCGAGCGCAACTTCCACGTGCTGTACCAGCTGCTGGCAGGCGCCGACGTGCAGCTGCTCA AGCGGCTGCGGCTGCAGCGCTGCTGGGAGCACTACCGCATCCTGCGCGGCGAGGAGGCGCCGCCGGCGGCAGGAGCGtcaccgcgccgcgcgccccccgc gcGCGCTGCTGCGCAGGACCGCGACCACTTCGCTTTCACCACG GCGGCGATGCGCGCGCTGGGGTtcggcggcggcgcgtgcgACGCGGTGCTGCGCCTGCTGGCCTTCATGCTGAAGCTGGGCAACGTGGAGTTCGAGCCCGTGCACAACATCGACGGCAGCATCGGCACGCGCCTGCAGCAGCAGTACG AGCTGCTGGAGGCGTGCGCGCTGGTGGGCGCGGAcgcggccgcgctggccgccgcgctCGCCGACGCCGGCGCCGCCGAGCCCGCCGCGGACCTCGACACCGGTCAGTCACTCAAACCACTTAATATGaca CATGAAAGCGTCGATTGCTTCTTCATCGCACTGGAACCTTTGACCACGTTAGGGCTTTGGTCAGGTCTGTATGGAGGATGCTTTCTACTTTTgctttttgaaattgattttttttttgaaattgccCGAGAAATGTGGAAACGACAGAACTTAAAAGCAGGCCTCGTAGGTGTTGTTTGGGTAAATCTGTTGGATGTGTGGGGGTTGTGCGCAGAGAGCTCGGAGGGGTCGGAGGCGggcgcggaggcgggcgcggcgccgggcGGCGAGTGGGCGGCCGCGCTGCGCGACCAGCTGCTGTGCGTGCTGTACTCGCGCCTCTTCACCTGGCTCATCAACGCCGTCAACGACTACATCAAG CCGGTAGAGGCGGGCAAGCGGTGCTCGCTAGGCATCCTGGACGTGTACGGGTTCGAGTCTCTGGCTCGCAATGGGCTGGAGCGACTGTTAATTAACTACGCGGCGGAGCGTGTGCAGGCCGCCGTGACCGGGGCCACGCTGAGGCGCGAGCAGGACGAGTACGCGCGCGAGGGCCTCGCCTGGCGCGCGCTGCACTACCACGACCACGAGCTGCACGCCGACCTGCTGGACGCG GGCCCGGACAGCGTGTTGGGCGTGCTGCGCGACTGCTCGGCGCGCGGCGCCAGCGACGCCAGCTTCCTGCAGCGTCTGCAGCGCCGCCGCCACCCGCGCCTGCTCGTGCTGCCGCCTGACCACTTCCA GGTGGTGCACTTCGGCGGTGGCGTGGTGTACAGCGCGCGCGGCATCGTGGCCAAGAACCGCGACGCCGTGTGGGCGCGCGGGGCCGCCGTGCTGGGCGCGGCGCGGGAGCCGCTGCTGCGCGCGCTGTTCcccgggggcgcggggggcgcgggcgcgggcgggggcgcgggctgCGGCTCGCCGCGCCGGCCCGCCGCGCTCGCCTGCCGCCAGCGCGCGCTCGTGGCCGCGCTGGTGCGGCGCCTGCCCGCCTCGCCGCGCCTCGTGCGCTGTCTGCGCAACGACGCCGCGCTGCGTCCGCATCGGTTCGACGCCGCGCTGCTGCGCCATCAGATCCGCACGCAGGG AATCATGGACATGGCGCTGCTGCGGCGTAGCGGGTGGTGCGAGTCCATGTGCGCGCGAGCCCTGGTGGCGCGCTACGGGCTGCTGGGGAcgggcggcgggggcgcgggcggcgcgtcGCCCTGCCCgtcgcccgcgccgcgctcggACGAGCCGGTGcgggccgcgcgcgcgctgctgcgcTCGCTGCCCATCCCCAGCGCGGAGTTCGCGTACGGGCGCAGCCGCGTGTTCGTGCGCAGCCCGCGCACGGTGTGGGAGCTGGAGGCGCTGCGCGCGGCGCGCGTGCGGGCGCTGGTGGTGGTGGCGCAGCGCGCGTGGCGGCGGCACCGGGCGCGGGTgcgcgcgcgcgcggcgggcgtGCTGGCGCGCGCGTG cgcgcggcggcgctaCCTGCTGCGGCTGTGGCGGCGGCTGCCGGCGCGCCAGCTGTCGCCGGCGTGCGGCGCGTGGCCGGCGTGTCCGGCGCCGCGCCTGCTGGGCCGCGCGGACGCTCTGCTGCGCCGCCTGCATCACGCCTGGCGCTGTCGCCTCTACCGCGCCGCCTTCGACCAGACGGCGCGCAACCGCATGCGCGAAAAG GTGACGGCCAGCGTGCTGTTCAAGGAGCGCAAGCTGAACTACGCGGCGAGCGTGGCGCACCCGTTCGTGGGGGACTACGTGCGGCTGCGCGCGTCGGCGGCGTGGCGGCGCGGGCTGGGCGCGGCCGGCGACCGCTACGTGGTGTTCGCGGACGTGGTGGGCAAGGTGGCGCGCTCGTCCGGGCGCGTGGCGCGCTGCCTGGCCGTGCTGTCCACGGgcgcgctgctgctgctggaGGCGCGCTCGCTGCGCCTCAAGCGCCGCGTGCCCGCGCACGCCGTGTACCGCCTGTCGCTGTCGCCCTTCGCCGACGACCTGCTCGTCGTGCACGTGCGCGCCGCGCCCGACGCGCCCGGCGAGTCCGCGCCCGCGCACGACGCGCCCGACGCGCACGACGCGCCCGGCTGCCTGTTCGGCGGGGAGGCCGCCTGGCGCCGCCGCGGCGACGTGGTCGTGCGCACCTGCCACGTGCTGGAGCTCGCCACCAAGCTGTTCCTCGTCGTGCAGAACGCCGTGGGCGCGCCGCCGCACGTCAACATCGCCACCGA GTTCGAGGCCAACTTCGGGCAGCAGCTGGTGACGCTGTCGTTCCACGCGCTGggcggcggcgaggcgggcgcgcgCCTGCTGCGGCGCGGCAGCCGCATGGACGTGCTGGTGTAG